The Gossypium raimondii isolate GPD5lz chromosome 2, ASM2569854v1, whole genome shotgun sequence genome segment ACTTGTTCCCACCTTGTAAATTTTTGTTGTAAGAACGACAATAAAGAAACTCTATTAAGTTTGATGTTTCTTATATTTTGTGCGcacattaatttgattatttcaagAAATGTCACTAAAGTTTGGACTTGGAATAAACATTAGGTttattcattaagaaatttggGCTAAAGAATTGAGACATGATATATTGTGATACCTGGAAGATACAActtaaattctaaaagaaaatatcgCCATAATTTGTGTATTATGTTTCAACTTTTAAGTTTTCATGGGCAATACGAACCAAGCAGGAGAATGTTTGAACTCCTTATGGTTGTGGGGTCATTCCCACGTTTTCCATGCCCCTTACTTTTGTTGCCCACTACTTTGTTTATGTGGTATTGGGTGTATGTTTGATAGTGGGATTGATGGTTTTTGATGAGGAACCACcactataaatattaacttaaagATCCCTAAGCaccaaaaacaaatttttaaaaatatttcatctagTGAGGTTTTCGAGTGCTCAGAAGACTTTGGCGATTTTCAATTTTCGTACGGCTAAATTCAACGACCTCATCAGTGGTTTGATGTGCTCGATAGTAGTGTAACAACGTTTAGATTTTGGCATTTGGTTCAAGCAATGGTTGAAAGCATTTATGTTTGAGCTTTTCTGCAGCTTTATATTGTAAACCGTTATTTATGCTTACataaatgtgtatgattgaatcaaaattaaaatttcatgtatacatttgaaccataataaaagtttcatggtataattacaccaaatcaaaattcatgtatcaaattacacattaaatcaaaattcatatataaattaaaatttcttaacacaAAATTCCCGATTTTCAccttacaaataaataaaaccattgGAGGAAAGCGTGTGACCTAAAATCACGGcgaaaataagtaaatgaaaggAAATTAAGAAAGAAAGTATAGTTATATAAGAAGATGAGGCCAATTATATACTGACacatgaaattaatataaacaagaCTTTGAGAATCTTaaccttttaataaaataaaataaaactgttAATCAAGGTGGAATGACAgcaatttttgttatttagaaattattaactttaataaataattaccAACCCACCACAGTCCACACGTCACCTACATTTCTTTTCGTTTTATCCTTTCCAAATTTTGAATATCAATAATTCCAACAATAatttataacaaattaatttttattttcaactaaTACCTTTAAGAAGGAACTCTACAGTAGTGAAATATCCCCCACTGCGAGGGCTGCCTCTCCCCCTGCTTCACCTCCCGCAGTGGTATGGGAAAATCGAGAAAAGCTTTTGAGCCTCAATCGATTCCTAAACCATATGTTTTGCGGTAGTCGAGTATAGCATGTGTCCTTATTTAGGGGACATGCACTATAACCGAGTAGGTCTACTTtttatagttataatttttttttaatctataaataCGATAATAATTTAAACTCACGTATTCCTATATTAATTACAATGTTTATGCAAtcaataattgaatattaaactaaaactacTTACGTCcaacaatattttttaacaattttagttaatttttattttaaaatttcttatcaaagCTTACTCGAAAAATCAATTTCACttaattatatgaataaattagattaaatttgggtattgtaaaactattttttaataatatttcgtatgaaaatgaaagaaaatataattattgattaaattgaatgaattggaTCGAGACATTTTGTATcacttaataattaaatgaattgttTCAAGAATAAATATTGTAGTTGATATGCTAGaacttaaaatctcaaaataaaaaaattgcttaataattgtaattttggtTCTTTCAAACTGATTTAAAGCCGACCCAAGTACTTGTCAATTttgctcttttcttttctttttaaatatatgtgtgtCATTTTGTGGTTATTTGTTAAGCTGTAATTGTTTTTGGTTTGTTTAGAAAAGGTTAAATGCAcaaatttcattctttttttttaaggaatTCCATttcttcttatatatatatatatagcttaaTTCGATATCAgtgaaattatttaaactttattttcttaagaAGTaactaatattaatataaatttattattttatataaaatatttatgtggtatttaaataaaatcctTCTGAAAAGGTTGGCTTTTTTCATTGTcctgtttatattttattcatttagtttcccctattgatttattatttatgaacatgaaacaaacaataaaaaattctagGAATCTGTCAATGTCTAAGGTTGTCACCCAGTTCAAACCAGCTTGTGCCTTGTGAGATTTCTGCAGTCTTatctgtaatttttttaaactgcaaTGGGAACTGTGTCAAATTCCCACTGAGGTGCataaaatatttcctttttttgtttttggttcaCTTAGTGGGGCTCCTCTCACCTgtatttctctctctctctctctctctcttggAGTTCATCTTCAAAGTTCCAAGGTTCCATCTTTTCATTTCGATTCAGTTCTCgtaattgatttttgatttCTGTTATGCTTTGGCATTGATCTTTAGTTGTTTCCATAAGAATCCTGGATCTTCAGCTCCTATTAAGTACGAAAAAGATCCAACCTTTATTGTTCAGCTAGTAGTTTTGAAAAAATGGGTTGTAAAGTATTTGGGTTTCTTTGCTGGGTTTCTTCAATCTTGTGTTTGCCATTGTTTGCTAGAGGGTTTACACCTGCAGACAATTACCTCATTGATTGTGGATCACTTACTAATACCACATTGGGTGATCGAGTTTTCATGGCTGATAACTTGGCCTCAAAGCTCCTTTCAGCATCAGGGAATATTGTTGGGAACACTTCTAAAGCTGTCACCTCCTCTGATGATTCTCCACTCTATCAAACGGTAAGGATCTTTACTGGTGTTTCTAAGTACACATTTCCAATTAGTCAACGAGGAAGACACTGGATTCGCCTTTATTTCTATCCATTTGTTCATGCTAGTTATAATATGAGTATGGCAAAATTCGATGTTTCCACTGAAAACCATGTTCTTCTTAGTAGCTTTAGTGTTCAATCTCTTGTTGTCAAAGAATTCTCTGTTAATGTAACCACCAATAGCCTTGCCATCACGTTCAGTCCTTCAGAGAATTCATTTGCTTTTATAAATGCCCTGGAAGTTGTTTCAGTCCCTGATCAGCTCATCCCAGACTCCGCCGGCTTGGTTGAATCTTCGACCGGATTCCAAGGTCTAACGTGGCAGGCACTCGAGACGGTTGCTAGGGTGAATATGGGGGGACCTACCGTCTCCTCCGAGAACGATACTCTTTCGCGAACATGGGTGCCTGATCAGCCTTTTCTTTTAGGAAAAAACCTTGCCACAAGTGTGTCAAAAATTAAAGCTGTCAAGTATGTTGATGGTGGTTCAACCCGAGAGATTGCTCCGAATACCATCTATGGTACCTGCACCAGGATGAACTCCATGAATGATTCCAATAGCAACTTCAATGTGACATGGGAATTCAATGTGGATCCTGGATTTCAGTACCTTGTTCGGTTTCACTTTTGCGATATTGTCAGCGAAGCTCTTAACCTGTTGTATTTCAATGTTTTTATCGACTCCTCAATAATCGAGCGTGATTTTGATCTGAGTACGTACTTGGTTAACGTTTTGGCTGCTGCATACTATAAGGATTATGTCACAGGGCCAGCTACTAGCAATAAGATTCGTGTAAGCATCGGCCCTTCTAATATACATGGCACTTACCCAGATGCCATACTTAATGGGCTGGAAATCATGAAAATGAACAACTCTGATGGCAGCCTTTCTGGCTTGGGAACAGTCAACACTTCTAGTTCGAGTTCAAAGAAGAGAGTCGGTGCTATTGTTGGTGTGACCGCTGGGGTGGCTTGTGGAGTTTTGTTGGCTGGAGTTCTCTTTATGTATTGTAGGAAACAAAGACAATTATCACGTCAGAGGCTATCAAGGACATGGATACCTTTCTCCATTAATGGAGGAACTTCCCACACTATGGGGAGCAAATACTCCAAAGGAACGACTATCAGTCTCATTTCTAATACGAACTATCATGTTCCATTTCTGGCTGTTCAAGAAGCCACTAACAACTTTGATGAAAGTTGGGTTATTGGGATTGGAGGATTCGGTAAGGTGTACAAGGGAGAACTGAATGATGGTACAAAAGTTGCTGTTAAAAGGGGGAATCCACAATCTCAACAAGGACTTGCTGAGTTCCAGACTGAAATCGAGATGCTATCCCAGTTCCGTCACCGACATCTTGTTTCCTTGATAGGTTATTGTGATGAGAAGAACGAGATGATCTTGATTTACGAATATATGGAGAATGGGACGCTCAAGAGTCATCTCTACGGTTCAGGCCATCCAAGTTTAAGTTGGAAACAAAGGCTTGAAATATGCATTGGAGCAGCCAGAGGACTCCATTACCTTCACACGGGCTATGCAAAAGCAGTTATTCATCGTGATGTGAAGTCGGCAAATATCTTACTTGACGAGAATCTCATGGCCAAAGTTGCTGATTTTGGACTGTCAAAGACAGGTCCTGAACTTGATCAGACCCATGTCAGCACGGCAGTTAAAGGAAGTTTTGGGTACCTTGACCCTGAGTATTTCAGAAGACAACAACTGACAGAGAAATCTGATGTGTATTCATTTGGCGTGGTCTTGTTTGAAGTTCTTTGTGCAAGACCAGTGATCGATCCCACTCTTCCAAGGGAAATGGTAAATCTAGCTGAATGGGCAATGAAATGGCAGAAGAAAGGACAGCTGGAGCAAATAATTGATTCTAGTCTCAAAGGAAACATCAGGTCTAATTCTCTAAGGAAGTTTGGAGAAACTGCCGAGAAATGTTTAGCTGATTTTGGTGTTGACAGGCCCTCCATGGGAGATGTTTTATGGAACCTGGAGTATGCTCTTCAACTTCAGGAGGCCGTTGTTCAAGGCGATGCCGAAGAAAACAGTACAAACATGATTGGTGAGCTTTCTCCACAAATCAACAATTTCAGTCAGCTTGATCCCACTGGTTCAGCAAAATTTGAGGTGTCAAGTGTGGATGACCTCTCCGGTGTTTCAATGAGTAAAGTGTTCTCACAGCTGGTGAAGTCTGAAGGAAGGTGATTTCGATGAGGCTGAAAATCCAATGAATTAAGTTTCTCTTTTGACAATGCATACACTGTTTTATCTGATCCATTACAGCTTGCCACATTTGAGTAGATAatgttttcttctcttttctttattttggttaaaaaggTGGGATTGTTTAAATTCCTTTGGTTTTTTCATTAGTAATGGCAGTATGTCATCTTGTCATCTTATACCATAATGTGATTTGTCTGGTTAGTCATCACTCATCAGACTAACAACTGCTCAAAATCATCTGTGTTCTAAAATGTTGTAAGGTCTTTCATGTACAGCAAGCTTCTGGGGTTCCTACTGAGCTTTAGGGAAGATAAATGTGTGATATTTAATGACTTTTGCATGCAGAAAAGgtttaactttttcatttattaaacatttttttttgtctcattAAAAGGCAATATGGTCcaatcaattatatttttatcatgcaTGATTAACAACTAACTAAATTATGACAGAAAAAGGTTTGAATATCAAATATAAGTTTTAGGTAGGATTGAGAAGCAAGCAATGGAAACTTTATTTACATCTTCCATTTTTAGCTTTGTTGACAGTAGTTTCCTGG includes the following:
- the LOC105788899 gene encoding receptor-like protein kinase HERK 1, whose translation is MGCKVFGFLCWVSSILCLPLFARGFTPADNYLIDCGSLTNTTLGDRVFMADNLASKLLSASGNIVGNTSKAVTSSDDSPLYQTVRIFTGVSKYTFPISQRGRHWIRLYFYPFVHASYNMSMAKFDVSTENHVLLSSFSVQSLVVKEFSVNVTTNSLAITFSPSENSFAFINALEVVSVPDQLIPDSAGLVESSTGFQGLTWQALETVARVNMGGPTVSSENDTLSRTWVPDQPFLLGKNLATSVSKIKAVKYVDGGSTREIAPNTIYGTCTRMNSMNDSNSNFNVTWEFNVDPGFQYLVRFHFCDIVSEALNLLYFNVFIDSSIIERDFDLSTYLVNVLAAAYYKDYVTGPATSNKIRVSIGPSNIHGTYPDAILNGLEIMKMNNSDGSLSGLGTVNTSSSSSKKRVGAIVGVTAGVACGVLLAGVLFMYCRKQRQLSRQRLSRTWIPFSINGGTSHTMGSKYSKGTTISLISNTNYHVPFLAVQEATNNFDESWVIGIGGFGKVYKGELNDGTKVAVKRGNPQSQQGLAEFQTEIEMLSQFRHRHLVSLIGYCDEKNEMILIYEYMENGTLKSHLYGSGHPSLSWKQRLEICIGAARGLHYLHTGYAKAVIHRDVKSANILLDENLMAKVADFGLSKTGPELDQTHVSTAVKGSFGYLDPEYFRRQQLTEKSDVYSFGVVLFEVLCARPVIDPTLPREMVNLAEWAMKWQKKGQLEQIIDSSLKGNIRSNSLRKFGETAEKCLADFGVDRPSMGDVLWNLEYALQLQEAVVQGDAEENSTNMIGELSPQINNFSQLDPTGSAKFEVSSVDDLSGVSMSKVFSQLVKSEGR